The following nucleotide sequence is from Nitrospira sp..
CGGTGGGACGTATGTCGGCGGCCTCCGCACAGGCGCCGGTGATGACCATGAACATCGAGGCGCAGAGTAAATGCAGGACGCGTGACATAGAGCACCTCCTTGTGAGCCGTGCACTCCGGCTCGCCGAACGCATCCGCACGTCGAGCGAGCGTACGAGTCAAACGATCCGCTGTCGGGTGAACGTGGCGATCTTCGGGCGAGGTGCGTCGGAGACGTCATCCTGCGGCGCCGGCACCCATGCGAGTCTGGTCCACGAACCGCTCGGTCGCATCGTCGAGCGCGCGGGCCTGTCGCCCCCGATCCTTATGGATATAGATCAAGTGGTTCTCGACGCGATCTCGACGGGGAGGGGGCAGCGCCATCTCATACGTAATCGGACGGCTGTGGTCGGCCAACTGGAGTGTCGGGTTATACACCGAGTTGAACTTCCACAGCATCTTGATGAAATTGGTTTGTCCGCGCAGGAGATGTCCTGCCGCGATTTTCGCCGTTCCCTTGAGCGCGTTCCATCCGAGATGCTTGATGTTCAGCACTTGCTGGGTCTTCACCAGTTCCTCATAGAATTCCCGAAGCGGCAGCCTGGTGGGCAGCACGGCATGCTGAATATCGAACAATCGGTAATCGCGGCTTTGGACCTTGTGTCCGTCCGTGTGCCAGCTCTCGGTGCCCGGATACGGAGTATTCACGCTGATATTGACGATTTCGGGAATGTCCAGGCACCACTGTCGAATGGTTTCGAAGCGGGCCCTGTCCCAATCGGGATCGGCAATGAGATTGATGGCCACGGTGATCCCTAGGGAGCGCGCAAACTCCAAGGCCTCGAAGTTCTTGCCCAGGGACACACGCTTGCGGTGCAGTTTCAGACCTGCTTCGTCGATGGCCTCGACTCCGATGAACATGTATTGCATCCCGAGGCGCTTCCAGAGTTTGAAGACGTCCTTGTTGCGCAGCAGGACATCGCCGCGTGTCTCCAGGTAGTACTGCTTCTTGATGCCCTTTCTGGCGATCGCTTCCCCGATCTCGGCGCCGTGTTTGGCTTGGATAAAGGCCACGTCATCCACGATGAAGATGCCCGGCTCCTTGATCCTGGCCAAATCCTCGATGACGCGTTCCGGACTGAGCGGACGATAGCTGCGACCGTAGAACGTCCAGGCGCTGCAGAAGGAGCAGTCC
It contains:
- the hpnR gene encoding hopanoid C-3 methylase HpnR, which produces MKFLAVHPSPLMYTKIFLRLEPLGLELVAEAVRRAGHEVYLIDLQVERHKDYFAILESWQPDVVGFSCNYLANVPEILDLAKRTKERSPKSFVLVGGHSASFIATELLAHGAGAIDCVLKGEGEAALPLLLDVIEQDRRAVTQVPGAVSLYGEGPPPMFVQSLDDLQPARDLLRRRHKYFIGVLDPCASIEFTRGCPWDCSFCSAWTFYGRSYRPLSPERVIEDLARIKEPGIFIVDDVAFIQAKHGAEIGEAIARKGIKKQYYLETRGDVLLRNKDVFKLWKRLGMQYMFIGVEAIDEAGLKLHRKRVSLGKNFEALEFARSLGITVAINLIADPDWDRARFETIRQWCLDIPEIVNISVNTPYPGTESWHTDGHKVQSRDYRLFDIQHAVLPTRLPLREFYEELVKTQQVLNIKHLGWNALKGTAKIAAGHLLRGQTNFIKMLWKFNSVYNPTLQLADHSRPITYEMALPPPRRDRVENHLIYIHKDRGRQARALDDATERFVDQTRMGAGAAG